A genome region from Pyrenophora tritici-repentis strain M4 chromosome 9, whole genome shotgun sequence includes the following:
- a CDS encoding PRP38-assoc domain containing protein: protein MFRTINAISDNVSTGGRHPRRSSDMQPPPQPSVTDFPIGRKKRKDKAPATPRSQDSSRERPKDTASDTQQTISQGPAPKHEPVRRSEPGRRSTFGYPALPVTEGDSQEPTMVPHDPADIYDVIVGSCRLQSLRNKNVLSAKITHSEFTFITIVQNETEDEFELYLGRESPLEEFQVPVCTDDDLLELATSNTAFLRSLAIELMKFAAACAPILDANIDAITKEAHEAAVNRLRLRITKAEAKLSWYEKEVSKLTETIETTNAELEHTNRERNELKLEVERFYRPSSSKTAGCTNPTHQDWYEDWKHEEAQSIKFHGLYEEFFRKHQEERARADRYHQQRAERDADYEDVVAQNCALEEQLVQATENTRKLETSLTQQQREYNDVVARLQRYDHNFRPYTLQRREDRGRNSHLSTQRNRRHESPERRTDRRTASPNPYPSRQATPVVTRPAPRPRGDSHSRSRSRSRRDRANPLNQDPHRYIPPPYNGQQSVQQAASTVGGLSLSFKLPDIEVWKGNDDTKNYDKWRRSAIQKCESLPEDKQLAYLEMKVDGAAWQYIDDLKFEHYLDLLEGLDPYYARSTYEKVSEAQSQLADGSLKMGSSESFADWRGRFMSVCRLVKLPDSAMIGHARAFLRPGLAAAASHAFDDEQENALVKFLDAARKSDLTQKQINQGKTAADKPRTKPRTRSPNDRNPARKARSGRGQHREATTTRTEWQKDAMAKAKVCFRCGETGHQARDKKGCAILDWDQIKPKLSSMHLYAMGADFDAEDDDSNASTEEEPDRIQELDWRKDIQQNRETRENHNRLKVAAARILSPEVGDQDNSQDVQDHYISAIAVKGHLRSTKQLRYDSYTLTSSKEWKKTTTLIDTGASASFVNRRWAKAMGLPIMSTSSPIQLSLADGKVVDTLNEAVEIQVKHGSHLSPVVCFVADVGDFDLILGMTWLEDHDPGLTFSPRSMKFSSSHCTSCCLDHGLPETVYGDGKTPSLSESRQTTPVGEICIITAKAAYLMAAHNPDEAIWVEPQDWEKLADPPDDNNDCDLDSFKRNIARLAAVTQEDYDHYMNKMESPHMTEAEIRKLVPDWLYSKMPDLFSPIQAGKLAPHREGVDHEIDTDGRIHKPKIYGLTRTETRAIKAYIDDMLGRGFIRPSTSPYASPVLVVKKPGGGLRICVDYRQLNAITKKNRNAPPSIKETLARMAKVRWMTIVDVVAAFNTVRIKEGDEEKTAFLTRYGLYEYVVMPFGLCNAPGTFQTFINETLREYLDDICTAYLDDVLIYTCDDDESVHEADVIKVLSKIRDAGLHLDPTKCMTTKRLNRRQARWAEFMAEFNFIIKYRPGKQGTKPDALTRRPGDLPESPDDIRRRHQLQVVIKPDQVDPEARVCTINIAKDGGSRHAVYLANLITQRTLPDSIPAVAQMLYQLSEEDNISERSLCAADNVTISPITTPIAATSAPAIPNETPAAINVPAPPNNELTIDALLDNIKAAYKDDKVLQAIVKAKKDGLRRLPFKLIHGEEHLRLELGDCEITDELLYVRNKVYVPAGAVRTQVIEQAHKSVCGGHSGKHELYSKLSRWYYWPRMTTDVAQYVRACLTCKRSKAYREGKHGLLHPLPIPSKYWSSISIDFITHLPPCRHNGQTFTDILVVVDRLTKKKKFIPMASMTTDALVVAFIEYIWREEGFPEEIISDRGAQFVSYFWKRLCQRLGVRPKFSTAHHPQTDGQTENANSYLKQYLRAYHQQHNWQVAFLRD from the exons AGCTGTACCTAGGCCGAGAATCTCCCCTGGAAGAATTCCAAGTCCCCGTCTGCACTGACGACGACTTATTGGAGCTAGCCACTTCAAACACCGCGTTCCTGCGCTCTCTAGCTATTGAGCTCATGAAGTTCGCCGCTGCTTGCGCTCCTATCCTGGACGCGAACATCGATGCAATAACCAAGGAAGCTCACGAAGCCGCTGTTAACCGCTTACGCCTTCGCATCACTAAGGCTGAAGCTAAGCTTAGCTGGTACGAGAAGGAAGTCTCAAAGCTGACTGAGACTATTGAGACTACTAATGCTGAGTTGGAACACACCAACCGAGAGCGTAATGAGCTTAAGCTAGAGGTCGAGCGCTTTTATCGTCCTTCATCCTCCAAGACCGCCGGTTGCACTAACCCTACTCACCAAGACTGGTATGAGGACTGGAAACACGAAGAAGCGCAGTCCATTAAGTTCCACGGCCTGTACGAGGAGTTCTTCAGGAAGCACCAGGAAGAGCGCGCCCGCGCAGACCGCTATCACCAGCAGCGCGCAGAACGCGACGCCGACTACGAAGATGTGGTCGCCCAGAACTGCGCACTTGAAGAACAACTTGTCCAAGCTACTGAGAATACCCGCAAGCTAGAGACCTCTCTAACTCAGCAACAGCGTGAGTACAATGACGTTGTTGCGCGCCTTCAGCGATATGATCATAACTTCCGCCCGTACACcttgcagcgtcgcgagGACCGCGGTCGTAACAGTCATCTATCTACTCAGCGCAACCGACGACACGAGTCACCTGAGCGCCGTACAGATCGCCGCACTGCATCACCTAACCCGTATCCTAGCCGACAAGCCACTCCTGTTGTTACTCGGCCTGCGCCTCGCCCTCGCGGCGACTCTCACTCAAGATCGCGCTCCCGCTCCCGCCGAGATCGCGCGAATCCGTTGAACCAAGATCCTCACCGATATATCCCTCCTCCATACAACGGCCAGCAATCAGTACAACAGGCAGCGTCCACAGTTGGAGGTCTAAGCCTTTCCTTTAAGCTCCCCGACATTGAAGTCTGGAAAGGCAACGATGATACCAAGAACTACGACAAGTGGCGTCGGTCAGCCATCCAGAAGTGCGAATCTCTGCCTGAAGACAAGCAATTGGCCTACTTGGAGATGAAGGTGGACGGCGCAGCATGGCAATATATTGACGATCTCAAGTTCGAACACTACTTGGACCTTCTTGAAGGACTGGACCCATACTACGCGCGCTCTACCTACGAGAAGGTCTCAGAAGCACAGTCGCAACTCGCTGATGGCTCTCTCAAGATGGGATCGTCTGAATCCTTTGCAGATTGGCGTGGGCGCTTTATGAGCGTGTGTCGCCTAGTGAAGCTTCCAGACAGCGCCATGATTGGCCACGCTCGCGCTTTCCTGCGACCTGgcctcgccgccgccgcctcaCACGCCTTTGACGATGAGCAAGAGAATGCTCTTGTCAAGTTCCTTGACGCCGCCCGCAAGTCTGATCTAACACAGAAACAGATTAATCAAGGCAAGACCGCTGCTGACAAACCTCGCACCAAGCCGCGCACGCGCTCCCCAAATGATCGTAATCCTGCACGAAAGGCTCGCTCTGGCCGAGGACAACATCGCGAAGCTACTACGACGCGCACAGAGTGGCAGAAGGACGCAATGGCTAAGGCTAAGGTCTGCTTCCGTTGTGGCGAGACTGGTCACCAGGCGCGCGATAAGAAGGGTTGCGCAATCTTAGACTGGGACCAAATCAAGCCTAAGCTTAGTAGTATGCATCTCTATGCTATGGGAGCGGACTTCGAcgccgaagacgacgacTCTAATGCTTCCACTGAAGAGGAGCCTGA TCGCATTCAGGAGCTAGACTGGCGCAAGGACATACAACAGAACCGCGAGACGCGAGAAAACCATAACCGTCTCAAGGTCGCTGCCGCCAGGATACTATCTCCAGAAGTCGGAGATCAGGACAACTCACAAGACGTCCAAGACCACTACATCTCTGCGATCGCCGTTAAGGGCCATCTTCGATCTACTAAACAACTACGTTACGACTCCTACACCCTCACTTCTTCTAAGGAATGGAAAAAGACAACTACTCTTATCGACACAGGCGCTAGCGCTTCCTTTGTGAACAGGCGATGGGCTAAAGCCATGGGCCTGCCCATAATGTCTACCTCTTCACCTATCCAGCTTTCTCTCGCGGATGGGAAGGTTGTTGATACATTGAATGAAGCCGTGGAAATCCAAGTCAAACACGGCAGCCACTTATCACCAGTCGTGTGCTTCGTCGCTGACGTAGGAGACTTTGATCTTATCCTTGGTATGACTTGGCTGGAAGACCACGACCCCGGTCTCACCTTCTCACCGCGGAGCATGAAGTTCTCTTCTTCACATTGTACTTCATGTTGTCTCGACCACGGTCTCCCTGAGACAGTATACGGCGACGGCAAGACTCCATCACTTTCAGAATCTCGGCAAACCACGCCCGTGGGCGAGATCTGCATTATCACCGCCAAGGCCGCCTACCTCATGGCTGCGCACAACCCAGACGAAGCCATCTGGGTTGAACCACAAGACTGGGAGAAGCTTGCTGACCCTCCAGACGACAATAACGATTGCGATTTAGACTCCTTCAAACGCAACATCGCCCGCCTCGCCGCCGTCACACAAGAGGACTACGACCACTATATGAACAAGATGGAGAGTCCACATATGACGGAAGCGGAGATCCGCAAACTGGTGCCAGACTGGTTGTACAGCAAGATGCCAGACTTGTTCAGTCCTATACAAGCAGGGAAGTTGGCACCTCATCGCGAAGGCGTTGACCATGAGATTGACACCGACGGACGCATTCACAAGCCTAAGATCTATGGGCTCACACGAACGGAGACCAGGGCCATCAAGGCCTACATCGACGACATGCTCGGACGCGGATTCATCCGACCGTCCACATCTCCGTACGCGTCACCTGTCTTAGTTGTCAAGAAACCAGGTGGCGGACTTCGCATCTGCGTTGACTACCGTCAGCTCAACgccatcaccaagaagaacCGCAACGCTCCACCCTCCATCAAGGAAACGCTGGCCCGCATGGCCAAGGTACGATGGATGACGATTGTCGACGTTGTGGCTGCATTCAACACTGTTCGGATCAAAGAAGGCGATGAAGAAAAGACAGCCTTTCTCACTCGGTATGGGCTATACGAATACGTTGTCATGCCCTTCGGCCTCTGCAATGCGCCTGGCACTTTCCAGACCTTTATCAATGAGACACTCCGCGAGTACCTTGACGATATCTGTACAGCTTACCTCGACGACGTCCTTATATACACCTgcgacgatgacgagtcAGTTCATGAAGCCGACGTCATCAAGGTCCTCTCTAAGATACGCGACGCTGGCCTCCATCTTGATCCCACGAAGTGCATGACCACAAAGCGCCTCAACAGACGCCAAGCCCGTTGGGCGGAATTCATGGCAGAGTTCAACTTCATTATCAAGTACAGGCCAGGCAAGCAGGGCACGAAGCCAGACGCTTTGACAAGGCGTCCTGGCGACCTACCCGAGTCACCCGACGACATCCGCCGTCGGCATCAACTCCAGGTAGTCATCAAGCCTGACCAAGTCGATCCTGAAGCGCGCGTCTGCACCATCAACATCGCCAAGGATGGAGGTTCTCGCCATGCAGTCTACCTCGCAAATCTCATCACACAGCGCACCCTTCCTGACTCTATCCCCGCAGTCGCGCAAATGCTGTATCAACTTAGCGAGGAAGACAACATCTCTGAACG ATCGCTCTGTGCAGCCGATAACGTTACAATCTCGCCTATTACAACGCCAATCGCCGCAACTAGTGCGCCCGCGATACCAAACGAGACGCCCGCCGCAATTAATGTGCCCGCGCCACCGAACAACGAGCTGACTATTGATGCTCTGCTTGACAATATCAAGGCAGCATACAAGGATGATAAGGTGTTGCAGGCGATCGTCAAAGCCAAGAAGGACGGCCTACGACGCCTGCCGTTCAAACTCATACATGGAGAAGAGCACCTCAGGCTGGAACTTGGCGATTGCGAGATCACCGACGAACTACTCTATGTGCGCAACAAGGTCTACGTCCCCGCCGGCGCCGTTCGCACCCAAGTTATTGAACAAGCCCACAAGAGCGTCTGCGGTGGCCACAGCGGCAAACATGAGTTATACTCCAAGCTGTCGCGATGGTATTACTGGCCTAGGATGACCACGGACGTCGCGCAATATGTACGCGCGTGTCTGACTTGCAAGAGGAGCAAAGCATACCGAGAAGGCAAGCATGGGCTGCTGCATCCGCTACCAATCCCCAGCAAATACTGGTCCAGCATCTCTATAGACTTCATCACTCACCTGCCGCCCTGCAGGCATAACGGTCAAACGTTCACTGACATCCTCGTGGTAGTCGACCGActcaccaagaagaagaagttcatCCCAATGGCTAGTATGACCACCGACGCCCTTGTGGTAGCCTTTATCGAATACATCTGGCGAGAAGAGGGCTTTCCTGAGGAGATTATCTCAGACCGTGGAGCGCAGTTTGTCTCTTACTTTTGGAAGCGACTATGCCAGCGTCTGGGTGTACGCCCGAAGTTCTCGACCGCTCACCATCCCCAGACTGACGGACAAACCGAGAACGCGAACTCCTACCTCAAGCAATACCTACGCGCCTAT caccagcagcacaACTGGCAAGTCGCCTTTCTTCGCGACTAA
- a CDS encoding Chromo domain containing protein produces MKTLQDELRASMQWAQAKQAEYANEGRLPAPAFKVGDQVMLDTRNLRTKRPSASLDLKNRGPFTIVRAINNTAYELDLPANMKRIHNVFHPWLLHLVDDNPLTGQTQDPEVPAEFDPEVEDDTEYTVEAIEDCRINKKLKDPAARGRKGKTTQGLLQYLVRWANYPDGPDNPSWEPYMNLADSADTVTRYHLDHPNKPPMHRKFKSLTGKQDMLVMRLHALSRV; encoded by the coding sequence ATGAAAACGCTGCAGGACGAGCTGCGAGCTTCAATGCAATGGGCGCAAGCAAAACAAGCAGAATACGCCAATGAAGGAAGGCTACCCGCACCAGCTTTCAAAGTCGGCGACCAAGTGATGCTGGACACTCGCAACCTACGGACGAAAAGACCCTCCGCGTCATTAGACCTAAAGAACCGCGGTCCCTTTACTATCGTTCGcgccatcaacaacaccgcATACGAGCTAGATCTTCCCGCTAACATGAAGCGCATCCACAATGTCTTCCACCCATGGCTCTTACACTTGGTTGACGACAACCCACTTACTGGACAAACACAAGATCCTGAGGTCCCTGCGGAGTTCGACCCAGAAGTGGAAGACGACACTGAATACACTGTCGAAGCAATCGAAGACTGCCGCATTAATAAGAAGCTTAAGGATCCTGCCGCCCGCGGTCGCAAGGGCAAGACTACCCAAGGCCTGCTCCAATACTTGGTACGATGGGCAAACTATCCCGACGGCCCCGACAATCCTTCATGGGAACCATACATGAACCTCGCGGACTCCGCTGACACTGTGACGCGCTATCACCTTGATCACCCAAACAAGCCGCCTATGCACAGGAAGTTTAAGTCTCTCACAGGCAAACAAGATATGCTGGTTATGCGACTTCACGCTCTTAGTCGTGTCTAG
- a CDS encoding CodB, Purine-cytosine permease, which translates to MSTEKPHPTTGLSTDSGSDTTTPPLAQETGLFAKLRVLEARLDRKLGIESEAITRKLPEDKVYVPWHQQLNMILFWASANMTSSAFVIGFIGRELGLNLRQCIVITIFGSFIGASATGFAATLGPPTGLRQISISRFAFGWWPNKVIALLNIIMQVGFAAIACITGGLALTAVADGHLTLIVGIVILACVALIISFAGLKVVLFYERYAWFVYFIVFIVFLAETGKYADNSTKTLATGENLTGSILSLLSITYGAAASWQAVVSDYYAHYPVNTSRWKVFLMTTFGVAGPVSFAIITGTVVSFGMNTRPEWEEVYTKEGLGFLIQTALYPRGFAKLILTLFVLTGVSVNVISLYSGAISCQQFSRPFSRVPRFIWVLLCFAAIIGLSIGGRRKLSTYLLNFLSLLGYWCTQYFVILCSEHVVFRRMNFDNYDLDGWNDPSRLPVGIAAAAAFLVGMVAWVMGMVQTWYVGPLGKLIGRGGDVAPEFTFVVTGLVYIPARYFEKKLIGR; encoded by the exons ATGTCGACGGAAAAGCCACATCCGACCACTGGCCTCTCCACTGACAGTGGCAGTGATACTACAACACCACCCTTGGCGCAAGAAACAGGACTATTTGCTAAGCTGCGCGTTTTGGAAGCCCGGTTGGATCGCAAGCTGGGAATCGAATCGGAAGCCATCACACGCAAGCTTCCAGAAGACAAAGTTTACGTACCATGGCACCAGCAGTTGAACATGATCCTGTTCTGGGCATCGGCGAACATGACATCGTCGGCCTTTGTCATTGGCTTCATAGGACGTGAATTGGGACTAA ATCTCCGTCAGTGCATTGTCATCACCATTTTTGGCTCCTTCATCGGCGCATCCGCCACGGGCTTTGCAGCAACACTCGGCCCACCTACTGGTCTGCGTCAGATCTCCATCTCGCGCTTTGCATTTGGATGGTGGCCCAACAAAGTCATTGCGCTGCTTAACATCATCATGCAAGTTGGCTTCGCAGCCATCGCTTGCATCACGGGTGGTCTTGCACTGACGGCTGTTGCCGACGGACATCTCACGCTGATTGTTGGCATTGTCATCTTGGCATGTGTCGCACTGATTATATCCTTCGCCGGGCTCAAAGTGGTGCTCTTCTACGAGCGGTATGCCTGGTTCGTCTACTTCATCGTCTTCATCGTCTTCCTCGCAGAAACAGGCAAGTACGCCGATAACAGCACAAAGACACTAGCCACCGGTGAGAATCTCACGGGAAGTATACTGAGCTTGCTTTCCATCACATACGGTGCTGCGGCGTCATGGCAAGCCGTTGTCTCGGATTACTACGCCCACTACCCCGTCAACACGTCGCGATGGAAGGTCTTCCTCATGACGACCTTCGGCGTCGCCGGCCCCGTCTCCTTTGCAATCATCACCGGCACCGTCGTCTCATTCGGCATGAACACGCGCCCTGAATGGGAAGAAGTATACACAAAAGAAGGACTCGGCTTCCTCATCCAAACCGCCCTGTATCCCCGCGGCTTCGCAAAGCTCATCCTCACCCTCTTCGTCCTCACCGGCGTCAGCGTAAACGTCATCTCCCTCTATAGCGGCGCAATCTCCTGCCAGCAGTTCTCACGGCCCTTTTCGCGCGTCCCCCGCTTCATCTGGGTTCTGCTTTGCTTCGCCGCCATCATCGGTCTGTCGATTGGTGGCAGACGTAAACTCAGCACTTATCTCCTGAATTTCCTCAGTCTGCTGGGGTATTGGTGCACGCAGTATTTTGTCATCTTGTGTAGTGAGCATGTTGTCTTTCGTCGCATGAATTTTGATAATTACGACCTTGATGGCTGGAACGATCCTAGTCGGCTGCCGGTTGGTATTGCGGCCGCGGCGGCGTTTCTGGTTGGTATGGTCGCGTGGGTTATGGGCATGGTGCAGACGTGGTATGTCGGACCGTTGGGTAAGTTGATCGGGAGAGGTGGTGATGTTGCGCCGGAATTTACGTTTGTTGTTACGGGGCTGGTGTATATTCCTGCTAGGTACTTTGAGAAAAAGCTTATCGGAAGATAG
- a CDS encoding Ribosomal-L50 domain containing protein: MVMLIGQPAIGAWGHFAALVSREFQSGRPSSPTSTPMRRIPRPSRAIDPSHAISASLRQRTSPLGPCPHLRTTSAAFSTTTPNAFLLPGKQDKKKHQQFVRRWQKRLLGDSEPVGAHVDPYDPTSPIRIAPEELGEYEEVLEEEENGKRGSRGKSAVPTYKPASNSRGLQRAGGEEWLKQKAEEEMAREFEKLTLRTYTPLSLEMADQIEELTGTPYTLKDDNLMMAQTVHEITNRPYTDYNFGLHRRTAGFKELRNRFTQAVAEVYALKQAGIDMDLSKFANRGVYAAPHWVKDIKLVKTENADIILDLPLGRSLEDFVEVMQTIPELEPEALVQGGEEDLLVEEAEELLEPVLPQEQLPTMDPATPEYKRAAVVKADAGKKPFDFMSNRPVPRAKPVSEPLVEEVVSQPAHPVENLTSSPPPADQEKAMDDTPNIVTEDPKHSIFADKAQQFADDFAALKQSAEQSRASKATIKAEELRWQQISITDVAVKFALFKRLYQLTNYRVPDVKLASINNLGELFNLLSDASKPQPASLFTAMLQEGQRARQRAKRQPASDVSSKRKADLGDLITLGNVELRREKPTKTEKRVTTGLQKVIGYALWERGLASRSRITTPSTKGKKTRRVAREGGKQPQFVKALSSKGAAYLAKTAEGKSQQLKL, encoded by the exons ATGGTGATGCTGATTGGTCAGCCAGCCATCGGCGCCTGGGGGCATTTCGCCGCTCTGGTGTCTAGAGAATTTCAGAGCGGCAGGCCTTCATCGCCCACGTCAACCCCAATGCGCCGAATACCACGCCCCTCGCGGGCAATTGACCCTTCACATGCCATCTCCGCCTCGTTACGGCAAAGGACTTCGCCGTTGGGTCCTTGCCCGCACCTCCGTACTACGTCGGCCGCCTTCTCCACAACCACGCCAAATGCCTTCCTCCTCCCCGGCAAGCAGGACAAGAAGAAACATCAACAGTTTGTGCGCCGATGGCAGAAGCGCCTTCTGGGCGACTCAGAGCCCGTGGGTGCACACGTTGACCCATACGACCCGACGTCACCGATTCGGATAGCGCCAGAGGAACTTGGCGAGTATGAGGAAGTGCtcgaggaagaagaaaatGGCAAGCGTGGCTCGCGTGGGAAATCCGCGGTGCCCACTTACAAGCCAGCTTCAAATTCAAGAGGACTGCAGCGAGCTGGTGGTGAAGAATGGCTCAAACAAAAGGCCGAGGAAGAAATGGCCAGGGAGTTTGAGAAGCTCACGCTACGAACATACACGCCGCTGAGCCTGGAAATGGCCGACCAAATCGAAGAGCTTACCGGTACCCCATACACACTGAAAGACGACAATCTGATGATGGCTCAAACCGTACACGAAATTACGAATCGACCGTACACCGACTACAATTTTGGTCTTCACAGAAGGACTGCCGGCTTCAAGGAACTACGCAACCGCTTCACGCAAGCTGTTGCCGAGGTCTACGCACTGAAGCAGGCGGGCATCGACATGGACCTCTCCAAGTTTGCCAATCGCGGTGTCTACGCGGCGCCGCATTGGGTCAAGGACATCAAGCTGGTCAAGACGGAAAACGCCGACATCATTCTCGACTTGCCCTTGGGGAGAAGTTTGGAGGATTTTGTAGAAGTTATGCAAACTATTCCGGAATTGGAACCTGAAGCTCTCGTCCAAGGTGGCGAGGAAGATCTTCTTGTAGAGGAAGCTGAGGAATTGCTGGAGCCCGTTCTTCCACAGGAGCAACTGCCGACTATGGATCCTGCGACACCAGAATATAAGAGGGCGGCTGTTGTCAAGGCAGATGCCGGGAAGAAGCCGTTTGACTTCATGTCAAATCGACCTGTACCTCGCGCAAAACCTGTCTCAGAGCCGCTCGTTGAAGAGGTCGTGTCGCAGCCCGCACATCCTGTCGAAAATCTGACCTCTTCGCCCCCTCCTGCAGACCAAGAGAAGGCGATGGATGATACCCCTAATATAGTGACAGAAGACCCAAAGCATTCCATCTTTGCAGACAAAGCACAGCAATTCGCAGATGACTTTGCGGCCCTGAAGCAATCTGCTGAGCAGAGCAGGGCAAGCAAGGCCACCATCAAGGCCGAGGAATTACGGTGGCAGCAGATCTCAATCACCGACGTTGCCGTCAAGTTTGCT CTTTTCAAACGTCTATACCAACTCACAAATTATCGCGTCCCCGACGTAAAACTAGCTTCTATCAACAACCTCGGAGAGCTCTTCAATCTGCTCTCTGATGCTTCCAAACCCCAGCCAGCGAGCCTTTTCACCGCCATGCTCCAGGAAGGCCAGAGGGCGCGTCAGCGGGCGAAGCGGCAACCAGCTTCCGACGTCTCCTCGAAGCGAAAAGCTGACCTCGGTGATTTGATCACTCTTGGTAACGTCGAGCTGCGTCGCGAGAAACCAACCAAGACGGAGAAGAGGGTCACGACTGGTCTGCAAAAAGTCATAGGATATGCCTTGTGGGAGCGTGGATTAGCCTCACGGTCAAGAATTACAACGCCGTCGACAAAGGGGAAGAAGACGAGGCGTGTGGCAAGGGAGGGGGGTAAGCAACCCCAATTTGTTAAAGCTCTGAGTAGCAAGGGTGCGGCCTACCTAGCCAAGACTGCAGAGGGGAAGTCGCAGCAGTTGAAACTGTAA
- a CDS encoding actin gives MAPKGSKKTAPTTPNKTLVLDNGAYTIKAGLVAPATDATYDDCRVIPNCIARSTRDKRTYVGAELDACKDFGELAFRRPVEKGFIVNWEAEKAIWEHEFMGETAGEGLRCDPKETNLLLTEKPNCPKELQKNCDEIVFEQFEFAAYYRCVGATLNAYTEPTTRSRSSLPQECLLVIDTSYSDTTILPLYNGKLIQSAVRRLTVGGKLLTNYLKELSSLRHYNMMEETYLLNEIKEAVSYVVPSSQHFAKDLERTWKGRLGGKRELDSSIVVDYVLPDYENAIHGHARPHDAAKSRMRRGLQPQQGPREDLLPLGNERFAVPELLFNPSDIGIQETGIPGAIIESLSTLPEALRVGLLANVVVVGGNSLIAGFIERLEAELRALVPADFLLNIARAEDPIKHSWLGGAHFASQPELLKEVLVTKAEYDERGSTWLVKKFL, from the exons ATGGCACCCAAGGGCTCCAAGAAGACTGCACCGACAACGCCAAACAAAACTCttgtgcttgacaatggCGCATACACAATCAAAGCTGGACTCGTCGCTCCAGCCACTGATGCCACGTACGACGACTGCAGAGTAATTCCAAACTGCATTGCGCGCAGCACACGCGACAAGCGCACCTATGTCGGCGCGGAGCTTGACGCGTGCAAGGACTTTGGCGAACTGGCATTCCGTCGCCCGGTGGAAAAGGGCTTCATTGTGAACTGGGAGGCCGAGAAGGCAATTTGGGAACATGAGTTCATGGGTGAGACGGCGGGGGAGGGGCTGAGG TGTGATCCGAAAGAGACGAATTTGCTTCTGACTGAGAAGCCAAACTGCCCAAAGGAACTGCAAAAGAACTGCGATGAGATTGTGTTTGAGCAGTTCGAGTTTGCGGCATACTACAGATGCGTGGGCGCAACGCTGAATGCGTATACCGAGCCGACAACGAGGTCGCGATCGTCGTTGCCACAGGAATGCCTCCTGGTAATCGATACATCGTATTCGGACACGACTATCCTGCCACTCTACAACGGCAAATTGATACAATCGGCCGTGCGCCGGCTTACGGTGGGCGGGAAACTGCTCACAAACTATCTCAAGGAGCTGTCTTCGCTACGACACTACAACATGATGGAGGAGACATATCTGCTCAACgagatcaaagaggcagTATCGTATGTCGTACCTTCGTCACAGCACTTCGCCAAAGATCTCGAACGCACATGGAAGGGACGGCTGGGTGGCAAGCGAGAGCTGGACTCGAGTATCGTGGTTGATTACGTGCTCCCGGACTACGAGAACGCAATACATGGCCATGCACGCCCTCACGATGCTGCAAAGTCGCGCATGCGCCGTGGGTTACAGCCGCAACAAGGTCCGAGAGAGGATCTGCTACCGCTGGGGAACGAGCGTTTCGCTGTACCAGAACTGCTCTTCAACCCTTCGGATATCGGCATCCAGGAGACAGGAATACCAGGCGCCATTATAGAATCGCTTAGTACATTGCCCGAAGCATTGAGAGTGGGTCTACTGGCAAACGTGGTTGTAGTCGGCGGCAACTCCTTGATTGCTGGCTTTATAGAAAGATTGGAGGCCGAGCTCAGGGCATTGGTGCCTGCAGACTTTCTGCTCAACATAGCCAGGGCAGAAGACCCCATCAAACACTCATGGCTGGGAGGCGCACATTTCGCTAGCCAGCCGGAGCTGCTGAAGGAGGTGCTTGTTACCAAGGCCGAGTACGACGAACGGGGCTCGACATGGCTCGTGAAGAAGTTTTTATAG